A section of the Gemmatimonadaceae bacterium genome encodes:
- a CDS encoding 2,3-bisphosphoglycerate-independent phosphoglycerate mutase has translation MPSPSARPVALVVLDGWGYRDETTANAIALADTPNWDRLMGSVPHTLLEASGRRVGLPEGQMGNSEVGHMNLGAGRVVEQDLVRIGAAIETGAFFHNPALVAACRDAATRGVTLHLIGLLGHGGVHALDKHLFALLDLASREQVGRVAVHGLLDGRDTPPTSGRGFLADTQAEIAKYPGRAVLATLGGRYFGMDRDHRWERTGKWYQAMVAGIGTAVTADGVGPALAAAYAAGTTDEFIEPFVLHDASGAAAPRLADGDVVICFNFRSDRMRQLCDALTSPAFTGFSIDGRPRLSVTTMMEYDPTFTYPVAFPSAQLTNMVGEVIAAAGMSQLRTAETEKYPHVTFFFNGGRETPFAGEERRMVPSPKVATYDLQPEMSARGICDGLVDALAHRTYDFMLCNFANCDMVGHTGSLPAAIAAVEAVDECIGRILVAADAGNAIVIFTADHGNADVMVDPLTGAPHTAHTTNPVPLLIVDAAGAVPLRAGGALCDVGPTVLDLLGLAVPPEMSGRSLRAAAVPA, from the coding sequence ATGCCCTCGCCTTCCGCCCGCCCCGTCGCCCTCGTCGTGCTCGACGGCTGGGGGTACCGCGACGAAACCACCGCCAACGCCATCGCGCTCGCCGACACCCCGAACTGGGACCGGCTGATGGGATCGGTGCCCCACACCCTGCTGGAAGCGAGCGGCCGCCGGGTGGGACTGCCGGAAGGGCAGATGGGGAACAGCGAGGTCGGCCACATGAACCTCGGCGCCGGCCGCGTGGTGGAGCAGGACCTCGTCCGCATCGGCGCCGCGATCGAGACCGGGGCGTTCTTCCACAACCCGGCCCTGGTGGCCGCATGCCGTGACGCCGCCACCCGTGGTGTCACCCTGCACCTGATCGGGCTGCTTGGTCACGGTGGGGTGCACGCGCTGGACAAGCACCTCTTCGCCCTGCTCGACCTCGCCAGCCGGGAGCAGGTGGGCCGCGTGGCGGTGCACGGCCTGCTCGACGGGCGAGACACGCCACCCACCTCGGGGCGGGGATTCCTGGCCGACACGCAGGCGGAGATCGCGAAGTATCCGGGGCGCGCCGTACTCGCCACGCTCGGCGGGCGGTACTTCGGCATGGACCGTGATCACCGATGGGAGCGCACCGGCAAGTGGTACCAGGCCATGGTGGCCGGGATCGGCACCGCGGTGACCGCCGATGGTGTCGGCCCCGCGCTCGCGGCGGCCTATGCCGCCGGCACCACCGACGAGTTCATCGAACCCTTCGTGCTCCACGATGCCTCCGGTGCCGCCGCCCCCCGTCTCGCCGACGGTGACGTGGTGATCTGCTTCAACTTCCGCAGCGACCGCATGCGGCAGCTCTGCGACGCGCTGACATCGCCGGCCTTCACCGGCTTCTCCATCGACGGCCGGCCGCGACTCTCGGTCACGACGATGATGGAGTACGACCCCACCTTCACGTACCCCGTCGCGTTCCCGTCGGCCCAGCTCACGAACATGGTGGGCGAGGTGATCGCGGCCGCCGGCATGTCGCAGCTCCGCACCGCCGAGACCGAGAAGTACCCGCACGTGACGTTCTTCTTCAACGGCGGGCGCGAGACGCCGTTCGCCGGGGAGGAGCGCCGCATGGTGCCGAGTCCGAAGGTCGCGACCTACGACCTCCAGCCGGAGATGAGCGCGCGCGGCATCTGCGACGGGCTCGTCGACGCGCTGGCGCACCGGACCTACGACTTCATGCTCTGCAACTTCGCCAACTGCGACATGGTCGGGCACACCGGTTCGCTCCCCGCGGCGATCGCGGCGGTGGAGGCCGTGGACGAGTGCATCGGCCGCATCCTCGTCGCGGCAGACGCCGGCAATGCGATCGTGATCTTCACCGCCGACCACGGCAACGCCGACGTGATGGTGGACCCGCTCACGGGCGCCCCGCACACGGCACACACCACCAATCCCGTTCCATTGCTCATCGTCGATGCTGCCGGTGCCGTCCCGCTGCGTGCGGGTGGTGCCCTCTGTGATGTCGGACCCACCGTGCTCGACCTGCTCGGCCTGGCCGTGCCGCCCGAGATGTCCGGGCGCTCCCTCCGCGCTGCCGCGGTGCCGGCATGA